In one window of Legionella fallonii LLAP-10 DNA:
- a CDS encoding helix-turn-helix transcriptional regulator — MKKAIKLFLPTAEAIQRLLHPYAEVVVHDIQLNQIVAIFHPFSKRRVGDSSLLTKEEQLSSLEDCVGPYEKINWDGRKLKSVSSVIRDENNKAVGMLCVNLDISQLEKFNNLITTFVSSVQFSPQPEPLFQDDWQERINKYVHTYLIEHHLTLESLNRSEKKELIEHLNKVGAFSAKNAALYIAQIIGVSRATIYNYLALKEDR, encoded by the coding sequence ATGAAAAAAGCAATTAAATTATTCCTTCCTACGGCTGAGGCAATCCAACGGTTATTGCATCCTTATGCGGAAGTAGTAGTTCACGATATTCAATTAAATCAAATTGTTGCTATTTTTCATCCTTTTTCCAAAAGAAGGGTTGGTGATTCCTCGTTACTTACAAAGGAAGAACAGCTGTCTTCGTTAGAAGATTGTGTGGGGCCGTATGAAAAAATTAATTGGGACGGTAGAAAATTAAAATCAGTGAGTAGCGTCATTAGAGATGAAAATAATAAAGCCGTAGGTATGCTGTGTGTTAATCTTGATATATCGCAGTTGGAAAAATTTAATAATTTAATCACCACATTCGTTAGTAGCGTACAGTTTTCACCACAGCCAGAACCTTTATTTCAGGATGATTGGCAGGAACGGATCAATAAATACGTGCATACCTATCTAATAGAACATCATCTCACTCTGGAGTCGTTAAACCGCTCAGAAAAGAAAGAGTTAATTGAGCATCTGAATAAAGTAGGTGCATTCTCTGCAAAAAACGCGGCCTTATACATTGCCCAAATTATCGGGGTATCAAGAGCAACTATTTATAATTATTTAGCATTGAAAGAAGATAGGTGA
- the ahcY gene encoding adenosylhomocysteinase — MSLVDDSTAHVRVSHDYKVADMSLASWGRKEIAIAETEMPGLMALRAEYGAKKPLKGARIAGCLHMTIQTAVLIETLIVLGAEVRWSSCNIFSTQDHAAAAIAAETIPVFAWKGETEDEYWWCVEQTLSGPNGWYPNLLLDDGGDLTQIVHQKYPQLLAEIKGVSEETTTGVARLYEMAKQDQLKIPAINVNDAVTKSKFDNLYGCRESLLDGLKRATDVMIAGKVALIMGYGDVGKGCAQALRGQGATVLIAEIDPICALQAAMEGYRVVTLDDVAEQVDIVVTATGNYHVVTLNHMKRMRHQAILCNIGHFDSEIDIHSLRQYQWENIKPQVDHVVFPDGKRLIVLAEGRLVNLGCATGHPSFVMSASFTNQILAQIELFQNSSHYERQVYVLPKLLDEKVARLHLNRIGAKLTTLTDEQAKYLGVDKHGPYKPDHYRY, encoded by the coding sequence ATGAGCTTAGTTGATGATTCAACAGCACACGTTAGAGTTTCTCACGACTATAAAGTAGCCGATATGTCTCTAGCATCATGGGGACGTAAAGAAATTGCTATAGCAGAAACGGAAATGCCAGGCTTAATGGCTTTACGTGCCGAGTACGGCGCTAAGAAGCCATTAAAAGGAGCCCGTATCGCTGGCTGCCTTCATATGACGATTCAAACGGCAGTATTAATAGAAACTTTAATTGTTCTCGGTGCTGAAGTTCGTTGGTCTTCTTGTAATATATTTTCCACCCAAGATCATGCTGCCGCGGCAATTGCCGCAGAAACTATTCCTGTTTTTGCTTGGAAAGGGGAAACTGAAGACGAGTATTGGTGGTGTGTTGAGCAAACCCTCAGTGGTCCTAATGGCTGGTATCCTAATTTATTGTTAGACGATGGTGGCGATTTAACACAAATCGTTCATCAAAAATATCCTCAGTTGTTAGCAGAGATTAAGGGCGTGTCTGAAGAAACAACAACGGGTGTTGCACGACTTTATGAAATGGCTAAGCAAGACCAATTAAAGATCCCTGCAATTAATGTGAATGATGCAGTCACAAAGTCAAAGTTCGATAATCTTTATGGCTGTCGTGAGTCCTTATTGGATGGCTTGAAGAGAGCAACCGATGTCATGATTGCTGGTAAAGTTGCTCTTATTATGGGCTATGGCGATGTAGGTAAGGGATGTGCCCAAGCATTACGTGGTCAAGGTGCCACCGTTTTAATTGCAGAAATCGATCCTATTTGCGCATTGCAAGCTGCGATGGAGGGTTATAGGGTTGTGACTTTAGATGATGTGGCAGAGCAAGTCGATATCGTGGTGACTGCTACTGGTAACTATCATGTAGTTACTCTGAACCACATGAAGCGTATGCGCCACCAGGCCATATTATGCAATATTGGGCATTTTGATTCTGAGATCGATATTCACAGTTTACGACAATATCAATGGGAAAATATCAAGCCACAAGTGGATCATGTCGTATTTCCTGATGGTAAGCGTCTTATTGTTTTAGCTGAAGGCCGTTTAGTCAATCTAGGTTGTGCTACAGGACATCCTAGTTTTGTAATGTCTGCATCTTTTACCAACCAAATATTAGCGCAAATTGAATTATTTCAAAATTCGAGTCACTATGAACGTCAAGTATACGTGCTTCCTAAATTATTAGATGAGAAAGTAGCAAGATTACACCTGAATCGTATTGGTGCCAAATTAACGACGTTAACTGATGAGCAGGCCAAATATCTTGGGGTTGATAAGCACGGCCCTTATAAGCCTGATCATTATCGTTATTGA
- the metK gene encoding methionine adenosyltransferase, giving the protein MKECHVFTSESVSEGHPDKIADQISDAILDAIIAQDKNARVACEVFVKTGMVLVGGEITTKAWVDVEEITRHVIRDIGYNSSQMGFDWESCAVLSAIGKQSPDIAQGVDNQQTRILGAGDQGLMFGYASRETDVFMPAPIAYAHRLMEKQASMRKSGQLPWLRPDAKCQLTLKYENGRPVEVDTVVFSTQHAPEVAYNDLTEAVREEIIKTILPADWLTARTRYFINPTGRFVIGGPLGDCGLTGRKIIVDTYGGMARHGGGCFSGKDPSKVDRSAAYAARYVAKNIVAAGLADKCEIQISYAIGVAEPTSIFVETFGTGRLKDSEIIDLIHTHFDLTPQGIIDSHDLLRPIYKETATYGHYGRDQFPWERLDKVAALSKAL; this is encoded by the coding sequence ATGAAAGAGTGCCACGTCTTTACCTCAGAATCTGTTTCCGAGGGGCATCCAGATAAGATAGCCGATCAAATTTCTGACGCTATTTTAGATGCAATCATCGCTCAGGATAAGAATGCTCGGGTTGCATGTGAGGTTTTTGTCAAAACAGGAATGGTATTAGTCGGAGGTGAAATTACGACTAAAGCCTGGGTAGATGTTGAAGAAATTACGCGTCATGTTATTAGAGACATAGGTTATAACAGTTCGCAAATGGGTTTTGATTGGGAGTCATGCGCTGTGCTTTCAGCAATTGGTAAACAATCTCCCGATATCGCGCAAGGTGTTGATAATCAGCAAACAAGAATTTTGGGAGCAGGGGATCAAGGGCTAATGTTTGGTTATGCTAGCCGTGAAACAGATGTGTTTATGCCAGCACCAATAGCGTATGCTCATCGTTTAATGGAAAAACAAGCCAGCATGCGCAAATCAGGACAACTACCTTGGTTACGACCTGATGCCAAATGTCAGCTCACTTTAAAGTATGAGAATGGTCGGCCAGTAGAGGTTGATACCGTAGTGTTTTCTACGCAGCATGCGCCTGAGGTGGCTTATAATGATCTAACTGAGGCAGTGCGTGAAGAAATTATTAAGACAATATTGCCTGCTGATTGGTTGACTGCAAGAACACGTTATTTTATTAACCCAACAGGGCGTTTTGTTATTGGTGGCCCATTGGGAGATTGTGGTCTAACCGGTCGTAAGATCATAGTGGATACCTATGGCGGTATGGCCAGACATGGTGGCGGTTGCTTTTCTGGCAAAGATCCGTCAAAAGTTGACCGATCTGCTGCTTATGCTGCACGTTATGTTGCTAAAAATATAGTGGCTGCAGGATTGGCCGATAAGTGTGAAATACAAATATCCTATGCTATCGGTGTTGCAGAGCCTACATCAATTTTTGTTGAAACTTTCGGTACTGGACGTTTAAAAGACAGTGAAATAATCGATTTGATTCACACTCATTTTGATTTAACTCCGCAGGGAATTATTGATTCACACGATTTACTGCGTCCAATTTATAAAGAAACAGCAACCTATGGACATTATGGAAGAGATCAATTCCCATGGGAGCGTTTAGATAAAGTAGCTGCACTCAGTAAAGCACTCTAA
- the carA gene encoding glutamine-hydrolyzing carbamoyl-phosphate synthase small subunit, with protein MINKPAILVLADGTIYEGISVGAAGDCVGELVFNTSMTGYQEMLTDPSYAKQIITLTAAHVGNTGCNGEDMESNKVWAAGLVMRDCAILHSNYRAEQSLPDWLKKNGIVAISGIDTRALTLRLREHGAIGACISTNTTEPEIALDKARSFAGLQGMDLASEVSRQTIERWHEGQGVWGSHSKPHQFHVVAYDFGVKHNILRILHDKGCHLTLVPANTPAADVLAMNPNGVFLSNGPGDPEACDYAIKATQEFLAHNVPVFGICLGFQILALACGGATKKMKFGHHGANHPVVEVHGDKRVFITSQNHGFTVDEESLPESLEVTHRSLFDNSLQGIRHKSKPAFGFQGHPEASPGPHDIEIIFNEFIASMK; from the coding sequence ATGATTAATAAACCAGCTATTTTGGTGTTGGCTGATGGCACTATCTATGAAGGAATATCGGTAGGTGCTGCTGGGGATTGCGTCGGTGAATTGGTTTTTAATACCTCAATGACTGGCTATCAGGAAATGTTAACTGATCCCTCTTATGCCAAACAAATTATTACCTTAACTGCGGCTCATGTTGGGAATACTGGGTGCAATGGTGAGGATATGGAGTCTAATAAGGTTTGGGCTGCAGGTCTAGTAATGCGTGATTGTGCTATTTTGCATAGTAATTACCGGGCTGAACAATCGCTTCCCGACTGGCTTAAAAAAAATGGTATCGTTGCTATTTCTGGGATAGATACCCGGGCTTTGACATTAAGGCTACGTGAGCATGGGGCTATTGGCGCTTGTATTAGTACTAATACAACAGAGCCTGAAATAGCTCTTGATAAGGCGAGATCTTTTGCTGGTTTGCAGGGCATGGATTTAGCTTCAGAAGTATCACGACAAACTATAGAGCGCTGGCATGAGGGCCAAGGAGTCTGGGGAAGTCATTCCAAACCGCATCAATTTCACGTTGTCGCTTATGATTTTGGCGTGAAACATAATATTTTACGTATACTACACGATAAAGGATGCCATTTAACATTGGTACCAGCTAATACTCCAGCAGCTGATGTTTTAGCAATGAATCCTAATGGAGTATTTTTATCTAATGGTCCCGGTGATCCAGAAGCTTGTGACTACGCAATAAAGGCAACTCAAGAGTTTTTAGCCCATAATGTTCCTGTCTTTGGTATTTGTTTGGGATTTCAAATTTTGGCTTTAGCTTGTGGTGGAGCAACTAAAAAAATGAAATTTGGTCACCATGGAGCTAACCATCCGGTAGTAGAGGTTCATGGAGATAAACGAGTTTTTATAACGAGTCAAAATCATGGCTTTACTGTAGATGAGGAAAGTCTGCCAGAGAGTTTAGAAGTGACCCATCGTTCTTTATTTGATAATAGCCTGCAGGGTATAAGGCATAAGAGCAAGCCTGCATTTGGTTTTCAAGGACACCCCGAAGCGAGCCCAGGCCCGCACGATATAGAAATTATATTTAACGAATTTATAGCATCAATGAAATAA
- the dnaJ gene encoding molecular chaperone DnaJ, with amino-acid sequence MEQRDYYELLEVSRNASDAEIKKAYRKLAMKYHPDRNPGDSSAEEKFKEIQKAYAILSDKQKRAAYDQFGHAGVDPSTGGGHGGFGGFGGFGDVFEDIFENIFSGGRGAGRQSRGQRGADLQFNVSLTLEEAAVGKEVEITVPRHGSCGTCSGTGAKKGTQPKTCETCNGMGQVRIQQGFFSIQQTCPSCHGEGKVITDPCPSCHGQGRIRESKKLTVKIPPGVDNGDRVRLSGEGEAGAYGGGSGDLYVQINVKKHAIFERQENDLHCEVPISFITAALGGSIEVPTLEGRVTLKIPAETQTGKVFRLRSKGMKSVRGYAQGDLLCKVVVETPVNLSREQKELLTKLQESLEDAKTNHSPRSTSWFAGVKKFFEDMKF; translated from the coding sequence ATGGAACAGCGGGATTATTATGAACTCTTAGAAGTAAGTCGAAATGCTAGCGATGCTGAAATTAAAAAAGCATATCGCAAGTTGGCAATGAAATATCATCCAGATCGCAATCCCGGCGATTCTTCGGCCGAAGAAAAATTTAAAGAAATTCAAAAAGCTTACGCTATTTTATCCGACAAACAAAAACGAGCGGCTTATGACCAGTTTGGACACGCTGGTGTTGATCCTTCAACGGGAGGCGGTCACGGAGGTTTTGGTGGCTTTGGTGGTTTTGGCGATGTCTTTGAAGATATTTTCGAAAATATATTCTCTGGAGGACGTGGCGCAGGACGACAATCACGAGGTCAACGTGGGGCTGATTTACAATTTAATGTTTCACTTACTCTTGAAGAAGCTGCTGTAGGCAAAGAGGTTGAAATTACTGTTCCTCGTCATGGTAGTTGTGGTACCTGTAGCGGTACTGGCGCTAAAAAAGGAACGCAGCCTAAAACTTGTGAAACCTGTAACGGTATGGGACAGGTAAGAATTCAACAAGGTTTCTTCTCTATTCAACAGACATGTCCAAGTTGTCATGGAGAAGGAAAGGTTATTACTGATCCATGTCCAAGCTGTCATGGCCAGGGGCGCATTCGTGAAAGCAAAAAACTGACAGTTAAAATCCCTCCTGGCGTTGATAATGGAGATAGAGTCCGATTAAGTGGTGAAGGTGAAGCCGGAGCCTACGGTGGAGGCTCCGGAGATCTATATGTTCAAATTAATGTTAAAAAGCATGCTATATTTGAGCGGCAAGAGAATGACTTACACTGCGAAGTTCCTATCAGTTTTATAACCGCAGCATTAGGTGGATCGATAGAAGTTCCCACCCTTGAAGGTAGAGTCACTTTGAAAATTCCAGCCGAAACACAAACAGGCAAGGTCTTTCGTTTAAGAAGTAAAGGAATGAAATCAGTACGCGGATATGCACAAGGTGATTTATTGTGTAAAGTGGTTGTGGAAACTCCAGTGAACTTATCACGGGAACAAAAAGAACTGTTAACTAAATTACAAGAGTCCTTGGAAGATGCCAAAACAAATCATTCTCCTCGCTCCACTTCTTGGTTTGCCGGAGTGAAAAAGTTCTTTGAGGACATGAAATTTTGA
- the dnaK gene encoding molecular chaperone DnaK: MAKIIGIDLGTTNSCVAVMEGDKPKVIENSEGIRTTPSIVAFTDDNEVLVGASAKRQAVTNPEKTLFAIKRLIGRRFDDAIVQKDIKMVPYKIVKADNGDAWVRVKDQDKAPPQISAEVLRKMKKTAEDYLGEEVKEAVITVPAYFNDSQRQATKDAGRIAGLEVKRIINEPTAAALAYGMDKKRGDSVIAVYDLGGGTFDISIIEIAEVDGEHQFEVLATNGDTFLGGEDFDLALIEYLAAEFKKDTGIDLHNDPLALQRLKEAAEKAKIELSSSQQTDVNLPYITADASGPKHLNIKLTRAKLESLVEKLVERTVEPCKIALKDAGLTVSQINEVILVGGQTRMPLVQKTVEEFFGKEPRKDVNPDEAVAVGAAIQAAVLSGEVKDILLLDVTPLSLGIETMGGIMTKLIEKNTTIPTKANQVFSTADDNQTAVTVHVLQGEREQASANKSLGRFDLGDIPPAPRGVPQIEVTFDIDANGILNVSAKDKATGKAQSIVIKASSGLSDEEVDAMVKDAKSHAEEDKKFKEMAGLRNQADGLIHSCEKSMKDLAAELSDDEKKGIETAISELKEAVQGSDKAHIEEKLKVLTDASAKMAERIYAKKSAEGQTAQAGEQAHAHESAKTADDGVVDAEFEEVKEEDKK, encoded by the coding sequence ATGGCTAAGATTATAGGAATAGATTTGGGTACTACCAACTCATGTGTTGCTGTAATGGAAGGTGATAAACCTAAAGTAATTGAAAATAGTGAGGGTATTCGAACTACTCCTTCTATTGTCGCCTTTACAGATGACAATGAGGTATTGGTTGGTGCTTCTGCAAAGCGTCAAGCAGTAACAAATCCTGAAAAAACGCTATTTGCTATTAAGCGATTAATAGGACGTCGTTTCGATGATGCTATAGTGCAAAAAGATATTAAGATGGTGCCTTACAAAATTGTTAAGGCCGATAATGGCGATGCTTGGGTTCGAGTGAAAGATCAAGATAAAGCGCCGCCACAAATCTCTGCTGAAGTATTGCGTAAAATGAAAAAAACAGCAGAAGATTACTTGGGTGAAGAAGTTAAAGAAGCAGTAATTACTGTGCCTGCTTATTTCAATGACTCCCAACGTCAAGCAACAAAAGATGCAGGGCGAATTGCAGGACTAGAAGTAAAGAGAATCATTAACGAACCTACTGCTGCTGCATTAGCTTATGGTATGGACAAGAAGCGTGGTGATTCTGTTATTGCTGTTTATGACCTTGGTGGTGGTACTTTCGATATTTCCATTATCGAAATCGCCGAAGTTGATGGGGAACACCAATTTGAAGTATTGGCTACTAACGGAGATACCTTTTTAGGAGGGGAAGACTTCGACTTAGCACTTATTGAGTATTTAGCTGCTGAGTTTAAAAAAGATACTGGTATTGACTTACACAATGATCCCTTAGCGTTACAACGTTTGAAAGAAGCAGCGGAAAAGGCCAAAATTGAATTGTCTTCATCACAACAAACGGATGTGAATCTGCCTTATATTACTGCTGATGCCTCAGGACCTAAACATTTAAATATCAAACTAACTCGTGCCAAATTAGAGTCTTTAGTTGAGAAATTGGTAGAGAGAACCGTTGAGCCATGTAAGATTGCATTGAAAGATGCTGGTTTGACCGTATCACAAATTAATGAGGTCATTTTGGTTGGTGGTCAGACACGTATGCCACTAGTTCAAAAAACAGTTGAAGAGTTTTTTGGTAAAGAACCACGCAAAGACGTTAACCCTGATGAAGCAGTTGCTGTTGGTGCGGCTATTCAAGCAGCAGTCTTGTCTGGTGAAGTAAAAGACATATTATTGCTTGACGTGACTCCACTTTCTCTTGGTATAGAAACCATGGGTGGTATCATGACTAAGCTGATAGAGAAGAATACTACTATTCCTACTAAGGCAAACCAAGTATTCTCTACTGCTGATGATAACCAAACTGCGGTTACTGTCCATGTATTACAAGGGGAAAGAGAACAAGCCTCTGCTAATAAGTCTTTAGGCCGATTCGACTTAGGTGATATTCCTCCTGCGCCTCGTGGTGTGCCTCAAATTGAAGTAACCTTCGACATTGATGCCAACGGTATCCTTAATGTATCTGCTAAAGATAAGGCAACAGGCAAAGCGCAATCTATAGTCATTAAAGCATCTAGTGGATTAAGTGATGAAGAAGTTGATGCTATGGTAAAAGATGCGAAGTCTCACGCGGAAGAAGATAAGAAATTTAAGGAAATGGCAGGACTGCGTAATCAGGCTGATGGGCTAATTCATAGCTGTGAAAAATCAATGAAAGATCTTGCTGCAGAATTGTCTGATGATGAGAAAAAAGGAATTGAAACTGCAATTTCTGAATTAAAAGAAGCAGTGCAAGGTAGTGATAAAGCGCATATCGAAGAAAAGCTAAAAGTCTTAACTGATGCTTCTGCAAAAATGGCTGAACGTATTTACGCTAAAAAATCAGCTGAAGGCCAAACCGCTCAAGCTGGTGAGCAAGCACATGCTCATGAGTCTGCCAAAACTGCTGACGATGGTGTTGTTGATGCCGAATTTGAAGAAGTTAAAGAAGAAGATAAAAAATAA
- the grpE gene encoding nucleotide exchange factor GrpE codes for MSKHNKKDWHKFKEEMEQSEGMIENEEETGEGSSGESTQEGVALDHPSYIHLEEQLTLAEQKAHENWEKSVRAVAELDNVRRRMEREVANAHKYGMEKLITALLPVIDSLEQALQIAEKSDDVAMHEGLDLTMKLFTDVLQKFDVARIDPVGEVFDPQQHEAMSIQEVPGTPPNTVVTVFQKGYKLSDRVIRPARVIVSKNKPAEG; via the coding sequence ATGAGTAAACACAATAAAAAAGATTGGCATAAATTTAAAGAAGAAATGGAACAAAGCGAGGGAATGATTGAGAATGAAGAGGAGACTGGAGAGGGTTCTTCTGGAGAGTCAACACAAGAGGGTGTTGCTTTAGATCACCCCAGTTACATACACTTAGAAGAGCAACTTACTCTTGCTGAGCAAAAAGCACATGAAAACTGGGAAAAATCAGTTCGTGCTGTTGCTGAATTAGATAACGTGCGTCGCCGTATGGAGCGTGAAGTTGCTAATGCCCATAAATACGGCATGGAAAAATTGATCACTGCTTTATTGCCTGTAATAGACAGTTTGGAGCAGGCGTTGCAAATCGCAGAAAAAAGTGATGATGTGGCGATGCATGAAGGTTTAGATCTGACTATGAAGCTCTTTACCGACGTTTTGCAAAAATTTGATGTAGCTCGTATAGATCCTGTTGGTGAAGTATTTGATCCACAGCAACATGAAGCCATGTCTATCCAAGAGGTTCCAGGAACACCACCTAATACCGTCGTCACTGTATTCCAGAAAGGATATAAATTAAGTGATCGAGTAATTCGACCTGCCCGAGTTATTGTGTCGAAAAACAAACCAGCAGAGGGTTAA
- a CDS encoding class II 3-deoxy-7-phosphoheptulonate synthase, with product MQEWSPDSWQQYSYLQAATYTDQEQLSKVVEQLSLLPPLVTSGEIKYLKNEIARAGRGEAFILQGGDCAESFNDCRPEVISNKLKIILQMSLVLLYGLRKPIIRIGRIAGQYAKPRSSDFETVDGVTLPSYRGDIVNSPEFTQSAREPNPKLLLQAYSCSAMTLNFIRALLNGGFADLHHPQRWDLRFVEHSKQKKEYQTIVNSIGDTLDFLSAIDGIRSSNLSKVDFYTSHEALHLHYEQALTRQVKDGKWYDLSTHLPWIGMRTAQIDSAHLEFLRGVQNPIGIKIGPGVTPEWLEEMLTVANPQHEEGRIVLFTRLGAKHIEHLLPPLIEAVRKTKIPVTWSCDPMHGNTETTADGTKTRHFDNILSELKQALEIHRAMGSYLGGVHFELTGDNVTECIGGARGLAADDLKTAYHSLVDPRLNYEQSLEMAIQLSRQFRSA from the coding sequence ATGCAAGAATGGTCGCCGGATTCTTGGCAACAGTATTCGTATTTGCAAGCAGCAACTTACACTGATCAAGAACAATTAAGCAAAGTAGTAGAACAATTAAGCCTGTTACCTCCATTGGTTACCAGTGGCGAAATAAAATATTTAAAAAATGAAATTGCCCGGGCTGGACGTGGTGAAGCATTTATTCTACAAGGTGGAGATTGTGCTGAATCATTTAATGACTGTCGTCCTGAAGTAATCAGTAATAAATTAAAGATTATTTTACAAATGAGTCTCGTGCTGCTCTATGGATTGCGTAAGCCTATTATCCGTATAGGAAGAATAGCCGGACAATATGCTAAACCTCGCTCGTCTGATTTTGAAACCGTTGACGGAGTGACTTTACCAAGTTATAGAGGGGATATAGTGAACTCTCCTGAGTTTACTCAATCGGCACGAGAACCTAACCCCAAGTTATTATTACAGGCTTATAGCTGCTCCGCGATGACCTTAAATTTTATTCGTGCTTTATTAAACGGTGGATTTGCCGATTTACATCATCCACAACGCTGGGATTTACGCTTTGTAGAACACTCCAAACAAAAAAAAGAATATCAAACTATTGTTAATTCTATTGGGGATACTTTAGATTTTTTAAGCGCTATAGACGGGATACGCTCAAGTAATTTAAGCAAAGTCGATTTTTATACCTCTCATGAAGCATTACACCTGCATTATGAGCAGGCCTTAACACGCCAAGTAAAAGACGGCAAATGGTATGATTTATCAACTCACCTGCCCTGGATTGGTATGCGTACAGCACAGATTGATAGTGCGCATCTAGAATTTTTAAGGGGAGTGCAAAATCCTATAGGCATAAAAATTGGCCCAGGAGTAACCCCCGAATGGCTAGAGGAAATGTTAACTGTAGCAAATCCCCAACATGAAGAAGGGCGTATTGTATTGTTCACACGTTTAGGGGCAAAACATATAGAACATTTGCTGCCTCCTTTGATTGAAGCAGTAAGGAAAACCAAAATACCAGTAACTTGGTCTTGTGACCCCATGCATGGGAACACGGAGACAACAGCAGATGGAACTAAAACACGTCATTTTGACAATATACTTTCAGAGTTAAAGCAGGCATTGGAAATCCACCGAGCCATGGGAAGTTACCTTGGCGGTGTGCATTTTGAATTGACTGGAGATAACGTCACTGAATGTATTGGTGGCGCTCGTGGCCTGGCTGCTGATGATTTAAAAACAGCCTACCACAGCTTAGTTGATCCTAGATTGAACTACGAACAGTCTCTGGAGATGGCCATTCAATTAAGTAGACAATTTAGAAGTGCTTAA
- a CDS encoding hydrolase, with translation MIIESQFKPAWWLTNPHAQTIYSSMIRPVKACIDKMEKLDLPDGDFLNLAWSTANLPEDTPLVVILHGLGGCVNSSYVARFMSAFNNQGWRAVLMHFRGAGQEPNRLPRAYHSGETSDLDYLIQVLQQREPNTKKIVVGVSLGGNVLLKWLGEKGTQSSIIAGVAVSVPFVLNIIADRMNVGFSRIYQMHLLNNLKEVFARKANYLQDPPEAIKKAAECNCFWTFDNQVTAPLHGFSSVHAYYRESSSRQYLKRIATPTLIIHSLDDPFMTKDVVPREDELSESVTLELSKKGGHAGFISGNKPGFPIYWLDQRIPEYIAEQLNTSV, from the coding sequence ATGATTATTGAGAGTCAATTCAAACCTGCTTGGTGGTTGACTAATCCCCATGCCCAAACAATTTATTCATCGATGATACGTCCTGTAAAAGCCTGTATTGATAAGATGGAAAAATTAGATTTGCCTGACGGCGATTTTTTAAATTTAGCATGGAGTACTGCTAATTTACCAGAAGACACGCCATTAGTAGTTATTTTGCATGGGCTAGGTGGTTGCGTGAATTCAAGCTATGTCGCCCGATTTATGAGTGCATTTAATAATCAAGGATGGCGGGCTGTATTAATGCATTTTAGAGGAGCAGGGCAGGAGCCTAATCGACTACCTAGAGCTTATCATTCTGGTGAGACCTCAGACTTAGATTATTTGATTCAAGTGCTACAGCAACGGGAGCCTAACACAAAAAAAATAGTTGTTGGGGTTTCTCTAGGCGGAAATGTTTTACTAAAATGGTTAGGAGAAAAAGGAACTCAATCGTCAATAATTGCAGGGGTAGCCGTTTCAGTTCCTTTTGTTCTCAATATCATTGCTGATCGTATGAATGTAGGTTTTTCTCGTATTTATCAAATGCATTTACTTAATAATTTGAAAGAGGTATTTGCTCGTAAAGCCAATTATTTACAAGATCCTCCTGAAGCAATAAAAAAAGCAGCGGAATGTAATTGTTTCTGGACTTTTGATAATCAGGTAACGGCTCCTTTACATGGTTTTAGTAGTGTTCATGCTTATTATAGGGAATCGAGTTCAAGGCAATATTTAAAAAGGATTGCGACTCCTACACTTATTATTCATTCTCTAGATGATCCTTTTATGACAAAGGATGTTGTGCCAAGAGAGGACGAATTATCAGAGTCTGTCACTTTAGAGTTAAGCAAAAAGGGAGGGCACGCAGGATTTATTAGTGGTAATAAGCCTGGTTTTCCTATTTATTGGTTAGATCAGCGAATACCAGAGTATATTGCAGAACAGTTAAATACATCGGTTTAA